The proteins below are encoded in one region of Nitrospira sp.:
- a CDS encoding DNA-binding response regulator, whose translation MTRILIADDHPSVRRGVKQILAEAFPQAEIGEASTAFDTLEQANKHQWSLIVLDLTMPGRSGLETLQELKASHPEVPVLILSMHPEDQFAVRAVRAGAAGYLTKESVAEEMVMAARKVLAGGRYIRPSVAELLAVQLQNGGANLPPHNSLSDREFQVMNLMAKGKTVTAIADELCLSVKSISTYRARILEKLKLHSTADLIRYALEHRLVE comes from the coding sequence ATGACCCGAATCCTGATTGCTGATGATCATCCGTCGGTTCGCCGGGGGGTCAAACAAATTTTGGCCGAAGCGTTCCCCCAGGCTGAGATCGGCGAAGCCAGTACGGCGTTTGACACGTTGGAGCAAGCCAACAAACACCAGTGGAGTCTCATCGTCCTCGATCTGACGATGCCCGGCCGGAGCGGCCTTGAGACTCTTCAGGAGTTGAAGGCGTCGCATCCGGAGGTCCCCGTTCTGATCTTGAGCATGCATCCGGAAGACCAATTCGCCGTACGCGCGGTACGAGCGGGAGCCGCCGGATACCTCACGAAAGAAAGCGTCGCGGAAGAGATGGTGATGGCGGCAAGGAAGGTCTTGGCCGGCGGGCGATACATTCGTCCCTCGGTGGCCGAACTGCTCGCCGTGCAACTCCAAAACGGTGGCGCAAACCTGCCCCCGCACAACAGTCTCTCCGACAGAGAGTTCCAGGTCATGAACCTCATGGCAAAAGGAAAAACCGTGACGGCGATCGCCGACGAATTGTGTCTGAGCGTGAAAAGCATCAGCACCTACCGGGCGCGAATTCTCGAAAAGCTCAAACTTCACTCGACGGCGGACTTGATCCGATACGCGCTCGAGCATCGTCTGGTCGAATAG
- the udhA gene encoding NAD(P)(+) transhydrogenase — translation MPNSQRDFELLCIGSGPAGQRAAIQAAKLGKRVAVVERRQILGGICVATGTIPSKTFREAVLSFMAQDHLSDGNGGHHLKRRPTADQLLHRVNSVIQREAQVVEDQLWRNDIQLLTGEASFKDPHTLVIASGDEIRTVTADNVLIAVGTQPSVPHGVHADGEFILTSAQVTQLKSLPRRMAVVGAGVIGIEYASMFAALELDVIVIDKRDRPLAMVDEEVVDELMHQMRNHDVTFRLGEAVERIEVADGRPPQVVMRLESGKVIVSDLVLFSAGRVGATAQLNLESIGLQADARGLLKVDQQFRTSIPHIFAAGDVIGFPSLAATSAEQGRLVAYGAFKLNAPPMAAHFPVGIYSIPEISMVGAHEHELTVQRVPYETGVARYREIARGQILGDDSGLVKLLFHRDSHELLGAHAIGTGATELIHIGQAVLGLNGGLAYFLNTVFNYPTLAECYKVAALNAANKLDREEILLPRQPSQAAP, via the coding sequence ATGCCGAATTCCCAGCGAGACTTCGAACTTCTGTGCATCGGAAGCGGACCGGCAGGACAACGAGCCGCGATCCAAGCCGCCAAACTCGGCAAGCGCGTTGCAGTGGTGGAGCGACGACAGATTCTCGGAGGCATCTGTGTGGCGACGGGGACGATTCCCAGCAAGACCTTCCGCGAGGCGGTCCTGTCCTTCATGGCGCAGGACCATCTCTCAGATGGGAACGGCGGGCACCATTTGAAACGGCGCCCTACGGCGGATCAGTTGCTGCATCGAGTGAACTCCGTCATCCAACGCGAGGCGCAGGTCGTCGAGGATCAGCTCTGGCGAAACGATATCCAGCTCCTGACGGGCGAGGCGTCCTTCAAGGACCCGCATACCCTCGTTATTGCTTCAGGCGACGAGATACGGACCGTGACAGCGGACAATGTGCTGATCGCCGTCGGCACGCAGCCGTCAGTTCCTCATGGGGTCCATGCCGACGGCGAGTTTATCCTGACCAGCGCCCAGGTGACGCAATTGAAAAGCCTCCCCCGTCGCATGGCCGTTGTGGGGGCTGGGGTGATCGGGATTGAGTATGCGTCGATGTTCGCGGCCTTGGAACTCGATGTGATCGTGATCGACAAGCGCGACCGACCGCTGGCCATGGTAGACGAGGAGGTGGTCGATGAACTGATGCATCAAATGCGCAATCACGACGTCACCTTCAGGCTTGGAGAGGCGGTCGAACGAATCGAGGTTGCGGACGGCCGGCCTCCACAGGTCGTGATGCGGTTGGAATCGGGTAAGGTCATTGTTTCCGACCTCGTGCTCTTTTCTGCAGGCCGGGTCGGCGCCACGGCCCAATTGAACCTCGAGTCGATCGGACTTCAAGCGGACGCGCGTGGGCTCCTCAAGGTGGACCAACAGTTCCGAACGTCGATCCCCCATATCTTCGCGGCAGGCGACGTGATTGGTTTCCCCAGTCTGGCGGCCACGTCGGCCGAACAAGGCCGGTTGGTGGCCTACGGCGCTTTCAAACTGAACGCACCGCCCATGGCCGCGCATTTCCCGGTCGGGATCTATTCGATTCCAGAAATTTCGATGGTGGGGGCGCACGAGCACGAATTAACGGTACAGCGCGTCCCCTATGAGACGGGGGTCGCGAGGTACAGGGAAATCGCCCGTGGGCAAATCTTGGGCGACGATTCCGGTCTGGTGAAGCTGCTGTTCCACCGGGACAGTCACGAACTTCTGGGCGCCCATGCAATCGGGACCGGAGCCACCGAGTTGATCCACATCGGCCAGGCCGTGCTGGGTCTGAACGGCGGTCTGGCGTACTTTCTCAACACGGTCTTCAACTACCCTACCCTCGCAGAGTGTTACAAGGTCGCCGCGCTCAATGCCGCAAATAAGCTCGATCGTGAGGAGATACTGTTACCTCGCCAACCTTCGCAAGCGGCCCCGTAG
- a CDS encoding transcriptional regulator: MVGYGKRVLVVDDEADMRALVGLVLDKIGYVVVEACDGLEATQEVRRRHFDVIVTDLNMPNLDGVQLMMHVHERFPDMPGILLTGEPIECLDHRTRAQFIECLQKPFDIGHLLDVVHLASHVRPYVMSGNDL, translated from the coding sequence ATGGTGGGCTACGGCAAGCGCGTGCTCGTCGTCGATGACGAGGCCGACATGAGGGCATTGGTAGGACTTGTTCTCGACAAGATAGGCTATGTCGTTGTCGAGGCGTGCGATGGGTTGGAAGCCACTCAGGAGGTCCGAAGACGACATTTTGATGTCATCGTCACCGACCTCAACATGCCGAATCTCGATGGTGTGCAATTGATGATGCATGTTCACGAGCGGTTCCCCGACATGCCCGGCATTTTATTGACCGGTGAGCCGATCGAGTGTCTGGATCACAGGACGCGCGCTCAATTCATTGAGTGCCTTCAGAAGCCCTTCGATATCGGCCATTTGCTCGACGTGGTGCACCTGGCGTCGCATGTCCGGCCCTACGTCATGAGCGGAAACGACCTGTGA